From one Streptomyces sp. ICC1 genomic stretch:
- a CDS encoding nucleoside 2-deoxyribosyltransferase domain-containing protein codes for MRYVEAPADYRPAPGDAPSVFLAGGITHCPPWQAAAARALADFVVLNPRRAEFDVSDPSQTDVQIAWEYAHLRRADVTLFWFPECDPSLTVQPITLYELGFAAAVPGRRLVVGADPGYPRRADVVTQLALARPDLPVHGTLAETLAAARTLLAGLT; via the coding sequence GTGAGGTACGTCGAGGCACCGGCGGACTACCGGCCCGCGCCGGGCGACGCGCCGTCGGTGTTCCTGGCGGGCGGGATCACGCACTGCCCGCCGTGGCAGGCGGCGGCGGCGCGGGCGCTGGCCGACTTCGTCGTCCTCAACCCCCGCCGGGCGGAGTTCGACGTGTCAGACCCGTCGCAGACGGACGTGCAGATCGCGTGGGAGTACGCGCATCTGCGGCGGGCCGACGTGACGCTGTTCTGGTTCCCGGAGTGCGATCCGTCGCTGACGGTCCAGCCGATCACCTTGTACGAACTCGGCTTCGCCGCGGCCGTGCCGGGGCGCCGCCTGGTCGTGGGCGCCGACCCGGGCTACCCGCGTCGAGCGGACGTCGTCACCCAGCTCGCCCTGGCCCGCCCGGACCTCCCGGTCCACGGAACCCTGGCCGAAACCCTGGCCGCGGCCCGCACCCTCCTGGCCGGCCTGACCTGA